In a single window of the Nodularia spumigena CCY9414 genome:
- a CDS encoding class I SAM-dependent methyltransferase, translating into MFEKQPEGLQQRVKELANQAIQEANPTAWFDVLYSQSQGDVTQIPWAKLTVHPYLQDWLTINHTQGEGLSALVIGCGLGDDAEALADRGFQVTAFDISPTAIDWCQQRFPDSSVNYVVADLLNLPAQWHQAFDLVVEIRNIQALPLNIRSTVIASVASVVAATGTLLVINRFRDTELEPDGPPWPLSDSELAQFTELGLQEVSRVLFYEGERVDVPQLRLEYQKSVPPKV; encoded by the coding sequence ATGTTTGAGAAACAGCCAGAAGGTTTACAGCAACGGGTGAAGGAGTTAGCGAACCAAGCTATACAAGAGGCTAATCCTACTGCATGGTTTGATGTTTTATATAGTCAGTCTCAGGGTGATGTGACTCAAATTCCTTGGGCGAAGTTAACTGTTCATCCTTATTTACAAGATTGGTTGACTATTAATCATACTCAAGGTGAGGGACTTTCGGCGCTGGTGATTGGCTGTGGTTTGGGAGATGATGCAGAAGCTTTAGCAGACAGGGGTTTTCAAGTTACTGCTTTTGATATTTCGCCTACGGCTATTGATTGGTGTCAGCAACGATTTCCTGATTCTTCTGTGAATTATGTAGTTGCAGATTTGTTAAATTTACCTGCACAATGGCATCAAGCTTTTGATTTAGTTGTGGAAATTCGGAATATCCAAGCGTTACCTTTAAATATCCGTTCTACTGTGATTGCATCAGTGGCTTCTGTGGTCGCCGCAACAGGAACTTTATTAGTGATAAATCGGTTTCGAGACACAGAATTAGAACCTGATGGACCTCCCTGGCCTTTGTCTGATTCCGAATTAGCCCAGTTTACAGAATTGGGTTTGCAAGAAGTCAGCCGTGTTCTGTTTTATGAGGGTGAACGGGTTGATGTTCCACAACTACGGTTAGAATATCAGAAATCTGTCCCGCCAAAAGTCTAA
- a CDS encoding MGH1-like glycoside hydrolase domain-containing protein has product MMQIQDTAERKRLVEDSNREKHWKQWGPYLSDRQWGTVREDYSADGNAWDYFSHDQARSRTYRWGEDGIMGISDNHQRLCFAIALWNGKDPILKERLFGLTNSEGNHGEDVKEYYFYLDSTPTHSYMKGLYKYPHNAFPYEQLVKENGRRKAQDARAFEFELMDTGIFDDNRYFDVFVEYAKNSPEDILIQITVVNHGTEAKELHLAPTLWFRNTWSWGDTEEGKPSLESVNSSGDFKVVKAQFTDLKSAQPEVKKWLYCETPDAMLYTENETNKEKFGWGKNTSYVKDGINDYIVNGKTGAVNHQQGTKVSPHYRLNLAPGETKIVRLRLSDLDDLATPFGSEFGSVFAQRKSEADQFYQAVTPSEELPVEMRNVQRQAFAGMLWSKQFFHYVVQDWINGDPGAPPPTQRKNSGRNSEWTHLFNEDIISMPDKWEYPWFAAWDLAFHTIPLALIDPEFAKKQLYLFTREWFMHPNGQIPAYEWNFSDVNPPVHAWAAWRVYKIEEKMYGKADGGFLEQLFQKLSLYFTWWINRKDVDGNNLFGGGFLGLDNIGVFDRSSLKIAGASIEQSDGTSWMGMFCLNLLKMATELAKTHTNSKVYDDMASKYFQHFLLIAEAMNKLGGSAVDVWDDNDGFFYDILKLPANAIEGGNDPFSFSMKVRSMVGLIPLFAVEAIDQETLDKYSTSDFKKRADWFFKNRKDLTENQNIYFDNTTSNFMEGGLALSLVNPARLKLILKRMLDESEFLGDYGIRALSKSHEPPHPYLLPFKIRMEDGSFEQPLVEYEPGESRFGLFGGNSNWRGPIWMPVNFLIIESLQKFHRYLGDDFKVEYPTGSGKMMNLWEVSTELSQRLINIFLPKTEGQSERPVYGSTKKFQDDPNWNQYILFYEYFHGDNGAGIGASHQTGWTGVVAKLIQQHGAYTAQGKSPE; this is encoded by the coding sequence ATGATGCAAATTCAAGACACAGCCGAAAGAAAAAGACTGGTTGAAGATAGTAATCGGGAAAAGCACTGGAAACAGTGGGGCCCTTATTTAAGCGATCGCCAATGGGGAACAGTACGAGAAGATTATAGTGCTGACGGTAACGCTTGGGACTATTTTTCCCATGATCAAGCCCGTTCCCGTACCTATCGCTGGGGAGAGGATGGGATTATGGGGATTTCTGATAATCACCAACGTCTTTGTTTTGCGATCGCCCTCTGGAATGGCAAAGATCCCATCCTCAAAGAAAGGCTATTTGGATTAACAAATAGTGAAGGCAATCACGGGGAAGATGTCAAAGAGTATTACTTCTATTTGGATAGTACCCCCACCCACTCTTACATGAAAGGGCTGTACAAATATCCCCATAATGCCTTTCCCTATGAACAATTAGTCAAAGAAAATGGTCGTCGCAAAGCCCAAGATGCTCGCGCCTTTGAATTTGAGTTGATGGACACAGGGATATTTGACGATAACCGCTATTTTGATGTTTTCGTCGAATATGCCAAAAATTCTCCCGAAGATATCTTAATTCAAATCACAGTTGTTAATCATGGGACAGAAGCTAAAGAGTTACATCTAGCACCGACCCTTTGGTTTCGCAACACTTGGTCTTGGGGAGACACAGAGGAAGGTAAACCCTCTCTAGAAAGCGTTAACTCTAGTGGAGATTTTAAAGTAGTTAAAGCTCAATTTACCGACCTCAAATCAGCGCAACCGGAAGTCAAGAAATGGCTTTATTGCGAAACCCCCGATGCCATGCTGTATACGGAAAACGAAACCAATAAAGAAAAGTTTGGATGGGGAAAAAATACCTCTTACGTCAAAGATGGCATTAACGATTATATTGTTAATGGTAAAACTGGTGCAGTAAATCATCAACAAGGAACCAAAGTTTCACCCCATTATCGCTTAAATCTTGCCCCTGGGGAAACCAAAATCGTCCGACTCCGCCTCAGTGATCTTGATGACTTAGCCACACCATTTGGTAGTGAATTTGGTTCAGTATTTGCACAACGCAAAAGTGAAGCGGATCAATTCTATCAAGCAGTCACCCCCAGTGAAGAATTACCAGTTGAAATGCGTAACGTCCAACGACAAGCCTTTGCAGGGATGTTATGGAGTAAGCAATTTTTCCACTATGTTGTGCAAGATTGGATCAATGGAGACCCAGGCGCACCACCACCAACGCAACGCAAAAACTCTGGCAGAAACAGTGAGTGGACTCACCTGTTTAACGAAGATATCATCTCCATGCCTGACAAATGGGAATATCCTTGGTTTGCTGCTTGGGACTTGGCATTTCACACCATCCCTCTAGCCTTAATTGACCCAGAATTTGCTAAAAAGCAATTATATCTCTTCACCAGAGAATGGTTTATGCACCCTAACGGTCAAATACCAGCCTATGAGTGGAACTTTAGCGACGTAAATCCTCCAGTTCATGCCTGGGCAGCTTGGCGGGTTTATAAAATAGAAGAGAAAATGTATGGCAAGGCAGACGGAGGATTCCTCGAACAACTATTTCAGAAATTGTCCCTCTACTTTACTTGGTGGATAAACCGCAAAGATGTAGATGGAAACAATCTGTTTGGAGGAGGTTTCCTGGGGCTAGATAATATTGGGGTTTTTGATCGCAGTAGTTTGAAAATTGCTGGTGCTAGTATTGAGCAATCAGATGGTACTAGTTGGATGGGAATGTTTTGTCTCAACTTGTTGAAGATGGCAACAGAGTTAGCCAAAACCCATACAAATTCCAAAGTTTATGACGATATGGCATCCAAATACTTCCAGCACTTTTTGCTAATTGCCGAAGCTATGAACAAACTGGGAGGAAGTGCAGTTGATGTTTGGGATGACAACGATGGCTTTTTCTATGACATTTTGAAACTTCCTGCGAATGCCATAGAGGGAGGAAATGATCCCTTTTCTTTCTCAATGAAAGTCCGTTCTATGGTAGGACTTATTCCTTTGTTTGCAGTGGAAGCAATCGATCAGGAAACACTAGACAAATATTCGACTTCTGACTTCAAAAAAAGGGCTGACTGGTTTTTCAAGAACCGTAAAGATTTGACCGAAAACCAGAATATTTACTTCGACAACACAACCAGTAATTTCATGGAAGGAGGATTAGCTTTATCCCTAGTCAACCCAGCAAGACTCAAATTAATTCTCAAAAGAATGCTCGATGAATCTGAGTTTTTAGGAGACTATGGCATTCGAGCTTTATCTAAATCTCACGAGCCACCCCATCCTTATCTCTTGCCCTTTAAAATCAGAATGGAAGATGGCAGTTTCGAGCAACCTTTAGTAGAATACGAACCAGGAGAATCAAGATTTGGTCTATTTGGTGGCAATTCTAATTGGCGTGGTCCGATTTGGATGCCTGTGAATTTCTTGATTATTGAATCACTCCAAAAATTTCATCGTTATTTAGGAGATGATTTCAAAGTAGAATATCCTACTGGTTCCGGAAAGATGATGAATCTCTGGGAAGTATCTACAGAACTTTCTCAAAGGTTGATCAATATTTTCTTGCCCAAAACAGAAGGTCAAAGTGAGCGACCTGTTTATGGAAGCACTAAAAAGTTTCAAGATGACCCCAACTGGAATCAATACATTCTCTTCTATGAATATTTTCATGGAGATAATGGTGCGGGAATTGGGGCTAGTCATCAAACAGGTTGGACAGGAGTAGTAGCAAAACTAATCCAACAACATGGAGCTTATACTGCCCAAGGAAAAAGCCCTGAGTAA
- a CDS encoding Dyp-type peroxidase: MGRFADGTPVTKSDIPTYAVTPTNNFNYDEDTAATKCPFHAHIRKTNPRGDTGRVESASEFDEALRIERDHRIARRSVSYGEHDPTGKPTEGSGLLFLCFQADIENQFNFMQSRWANPDRFVDVGVGLDPIIGQPGKPKGDPRNVVSKWPTKWGEKETKEYHFELWVKMKGGEYFFAPSISFLTSLA, translated from the coding sequence ATGGGTCGTTTTGCGGACGGAACTCCCGTGACTAAATCAGATATTCCCACCTATGCTGTTACCCCAACTAATAACTTTAATTATGATGAGGATACAGCAGCCACAAAATGTCCATTTCATGCCCATATTCGCAAAACAAACCCCCGTGGTGATACAGGACGGGTTGAATCTGCTTCTGAATTTGATGAAGCTTTAAGGATAGAAAGAGATCATCGCATTGCCCGTCGGTCAGTGAGTTATGGAGAACATGATCCCACTGGAAAACCAACAGAGGGTTCAGGATTATTGTTTCTTTGTTTCCAAGCAGATATTGAAAATCAATTCAATTTTATGCAGTCGAGATGGGCAAATCCTGATCGTTTTGTTGACGTTGGAGTAGGACTTGATCCTATAATTGGTCAGCCCGGAAAACCCAAGGGTGATCCAAGAAATGTAGTATCAAAATGGCCAACAAAATGGGGTGAAAAGGAAACAAAGGAGTATCATTTTGAGCTATGGGTGAAAATGAAGGGTGGAGAATATTTCTTCGCTCCTAGTATTAGTTTTCTGACGAGTTTAGCTTAG